From the Pseudarthrobacter sp. MM222 genome, one window contains:
- a CDS encoding DUF2630 family protein — translation MDERDILKRISALVEEEQTLREKAPSSSPDYEHGPDNERLKRLEEDLDQCWDLLRQRRAKRQYGENPDEAAVRPVKQVEGYES, via the coding sequence ATGGACGAACGGGACATCCTGAAACGGATCTCGGCGCTGGTCGAAGAGGAGCAGACACTGCGCGAGAAGGCGCCGTCCTCCTCGCCCGACTATGAGCACGGACCCGACAATGAGCGGCTGAAGCGTCTGGAAGAGGACCTGGACCAGTGCTGGGACCTTCTCCGGCAGCGGCGGGCCAAACGCCAGTACGGCGAGAACCCGGACGAGGCCGCGGTGCGGCCAGTCAAGCAAGTGGAGGGCTACGAGTCCTGA